From Deltaproteobacteria bacterium, a single genomic window includes:
- a CDS encoding nucleotidyl transferase AbiEii/AbiGii toxin family protein: protein MIAEKLETMVRLGIANSRMKDFYDVWLLSLLFEFDGRTLCEAIRNTFRQRSTPLPNGLPMA from the coding sequence ATGATCGCCGAAAAGCTTGAAACTATGGTGCGCCTGGGGATAGCGAACAGCCGGATGAAGGATTTCTATGATGTGTGGCTGTTGAGCCTGCTGTTCGAATTTGACGGACGGACGCTTTGCGAAGCGATCCGCAACACATTCAGGCAACGCTCGACGCCACTGCCCAATGGATTGCCGATGGCGTGA
- the hflK gene encoding FtsH protease activity modulator HflK: MAFKWNPTNGESQPSLDDSLEQIRQKFKGFQGFKGGGAFLPSLLIIALLGFAAWTSWFTVQPEETGVVQRFGKVSRTAGPGLHFKLPFLIETVKLVPTARVLKEEFGFRTTAVNPGERTQYSGGRSYQDESLMLTGDLNVIDVQWIVQYRIQDPIAYLFNVRDTRKTIRDITEAIMRRAVGNRLGSAVLTTGRVEIAGEAKKEIQSILSEYKSGVRLVTVELQDVTPPDPVKPAFNEVNESRQDKERTINQAQEQANREIPKARGVAEQSISEAQGYATERVNRAEGEATRFEAILTQYRSAPQVTRRRLYLEAMGEYLKGVKGVYVVDENQKALVPWISLDSGMSPDVQGGAK, encoded by the coding sequence ATGGCTTTTAAATGGAATCCGACCAACGGAGAGTCCCAGCCGTCCCTCGATGATTCCCTGGAGCAGATCCGCCAGAAGTTCAAAGGGTTCCAGGGGTTCAAGGGCGGAGGGGCCTTCCTGCCTTCCCTCCTCATTATTGCGCTGCTGGGCTTTGCGGCATGGACCTCCTGGTTCACGGTCCAGCCGGAAGAGACAGGCGTCGTGCAGAGGTTCGGGAAGGTCTCGCGCACGGCCGGCCCGGGGCTTCACTTCAAACTGCCGTTTTTGATCGAGACGGTCAAACTGGTACCAACCGCGCGCGTCCTTAAAGAGGAATTCGGTTTCAGAACCACTGCGGTCAATCCCGGTGAGCGGACACAGTACTCGGGTGGCCGCTCCTACCAGGACGAGTCGCTGATGCTCACGGGGGACCTGAACGTCATCGACGTCCAGTGGATCGTACAGTACCGGATCCAGGACCCCATCGCCTACCTGTTCAACGTGCGTGACACACGGAAGACGATTCGCGACATCACGGAGGCGATCATGCGGCGCGCGGTGGGCAACCGCCTCGGGAGCGCTGTTCTGACAACGGGCCGTGTGGAGATCGCCGGCGAGGCGAAGAAGGAGATCCAGTCGATCCTTTCCGAATACAAATCCGGGGTGCGCCTCGTCACTGTGGAGCTCCAGGACGTGACCCCTCCCGACCCCGTGAAACCGGCCTTTAACGAGGTCAACGAGTCACGGCAGGACAAGGAACGCACCATCAACCAGGCCCAGGAGCAGGCCAACCGGGAGATCCCCAAGGCCCGCGGTGTGGCGGAGCAGAGCATCAGCGAGGCCCAAGGGTACGCCACGGAGCGCGTCAACCGCGCCGAGGGTGAGGCGACCCGCTTCGAGGCCATCCTGACGCAATACCGGAGTGCCCCCCAGGTCACACGGCGGCGGCTGTACCTGGAGGCCATGGGTGAATACCTTAAAGGTGTGAAGGGGGTCTACGTCGTGGACGAGAACCAGAAGGCCCTGGTGCCGTGGATAAGTCTCGATTCGGGCATGTCGCCGGATGTGCAAGGGGGTGCGAAATGA
- the hflC gene encoding protease modulator HflC, which produces MKSSIKLTILTVLILAVLIVLSGSYFTLEEGKQAIIVQFGRTVGDTITDAGLHFKLPFVQEVRVFEKRLLVWDGDPNQIPTKGREFIWVDTTARWRIADAKKFLENVATEAGAQSRLDDIIDSVVRDEVSNSELVELVRSTSWVIPEGKELEAIPKEREEELKRKIARGREEITRIILANARKIIPQYGIELVDVRIKRLDYVKSVREKVYERMISERKRIAAQFRSEGEGRSAEILGEMERELRQIRSMAYRKVQEIQGKGDAEATKIYGRAYNKDPEFYAFLRTLENYKEGVNGTSTLVLTTDSDFYRYLKSAKPQK; this is translated from the coding sequence ATGAAGTCGTCCATCAAGTTAACCATCCTGACCGTCCTGATCCTCGCGGTCCTCATCGTCCTTTCCGGATCGTACTTTACCCTGGAGGAGGGCAAGCAGGCCATCATCGTCCAGTTCGGCCGCACCGTGGGGGACACCATCACCGATGCGGGTCTTCACTTCAAGCTGCCCTTCGTCCAGGAGGTCCGGGTCTTCGAGAAACGCCTTCTCGTGTGGGACGGCGATCCCAACCAGATCCCCACCAAGGGGCGTGAGTTCATCTGGGTGGACACCACGGCGCGCTGGAGGATCGCGGACGCCAAGAAGTTTTTAGAGAATGTCGCCACCGAAGCAGGGGCTCAATCGCGGCTGGACGACATCATCGATTCCGTGGTCCGGGACGAGGTGTCCAACAGCGAGCTGGTGGAACTGGTCCGAAGCACCTCCTGGGTGATCCCCGAGGGCAAGGAACTCGAGGCCATCCCCAAGGAGCGGGAGGAGGAGCTCAAAAGGAAGATCGCTCGTGGGAGGGAGGAGATCACGCGGATCATTTTGGCCAATGCGCGGAAGATCATTCCCCAGTACGGGATCGAGCTTGTGGACGTGAGGATCAAGCGCCTGGACTACGTCAAGAGCGTCCGTGAGAAGGTCTACGAGCGCATGATCTCCGAACGAAAACGCATCGCGGCCCAGTTCAGATCGGAAGGGGAGGGCCGGAGCGCCGAGATCCTGGGAGAGATGGAGCGCGAGCTCAGGCAGATAAGATCCATGGCCTACCGCAAGGTGCAGGAGATCCAGGGCAAGGGTGACGCTGAGGCCACGAAGATCTACGGGCGCGCCTACAACAAGGATCCCGAGTTCTACGCTTTCCTGAGGACCCTGGAGAACTACAAGGAGGGCGTGAACGGCACCAGCACACTGGTGCTTACCACCGACAGCGATTTTTATCGGTATTTAAAATCCGCGAAGCCGCAGAAATAA